The proteins below come from a single Triticum aestivum cultivar Chinese Spring chromosome 5D, IWGSC CS RefSeq v2.1, whole genome shotgun sequence genomic window:
- the LOC123124798 gene encoding uncharacterized protein, with the protein MGRRLPVLCRGRSATRVRKRVQRLSYCSPSPSAASKLPPSVTSKVRSDAGAGNGRCYGGGNGASMVDVVGGKKDGGGRRVMVVADGRAEAVGALEWALSQTVRSNDAVVLLAVVKPAPADADDSSCVKMSRTRCYENLNAMRSLCESTRPEVKVEVCVTEAEERAPAVVDAARRHGASLLVLGQRRRAATARWILGLWPAAERRCGRRWQRGLVEYCIEHAPCEALGVRRRNSGGYLVSSRRHRDFWLLA; encoded by the exons ATGGGGCGGAGGCTGCCGGTGTTGTGCCGCGGCCGGTCGGCGACGCGGGTCAGGAAGCGAGTGCAGCGCCTGAGCTactgctccccctccccctccgccgCCTCCAAGCTGCCGCCGTCGGTGACCAGCAAGGTAAGGAGTGACGCTGGGGCAGGAAACGGACGCTGTTACGGTGGCGGCAATGGCGCGTCGATGGTTGACGTCGTGGGCGGCAAGAaggacggcggcgggcggcgggtgaTGGTGGTCGCTGACGGGCGGGCGGAGGCGGTGGGCGCGCTCGAGTGGGCGCTGTCGCAGACCGTCCGGAGCAATGACGCCGTCGTCCTCCTCGCCGTCGTCAAACCGGCCCCGGCAGATG CGGATGATTCATCCTGCGTGAAGATGTCAAGGACAAGATGCTATGAAAACCTTAATGCCATGAGGAGCTTGTGCGAGTCGACCAGGCCAGAG GTGAAGGTGGAGGTGTGCGTGACGGAGGCGGAGGAGCGCGCGCCGGCGGTGGTGGACGCCGCGAGGCGGCACGGCGCGTCGCTGCTCGTGCTCGGCCAGCGCCGGCGGGCGGCCACGGCGCGGTGGATCCTGGGCCTGTGGCCGGCGGCGGAGCGTCGGTGCGGCAGGCGGTGGCAGAGGGGCCTGGTGGAGTACTGCATCGAGCACGCGCCGTGCGAGGCGCTGGGCGTGCGCCGCCGGAACTCCGGCGGGTACCTCGTCTCCAGCAGGCGCCACAGGGACTTCTGGCTCCTCGCTTAG